CAAGCAAGAGAAAGTCGAACCAGGATTATTCACTGGTTATCCGGTAGTAATCAACCAACAAGGTACTATTTTAGCTCATCCAATTGCGCAAAAAGTAGGAACTGATATCAAAGACCAAATCAACTCAGATCGATTGCAAAGTGTGTTAAAAAACGCGATCGCGGGTAGGGAGAATTTTTTACATTTATTATCTTTTGAAGATAGCAGCGTAGAGTTACTTGCTGGCTATAGTTCAATGGATAGTCCTGTTACCACTGAAGTCAACCAAAAATGGGCAATTCTTACCTTTACTCGTTTAGAAGATGCCCTCGCGGGCTTAGAAGAAATTCGAGAAGTTTTAATCATCTTGGGACTAGCTTTAGTTGCTGCTAGTTTTATTGCTACCCTATATATATCTTTTGAATTAGCTCGTCCCTTAGAAAAACTCCGAGATTATGCCCTTCACCAAGAAAAATTAAACTCTCACCAACAAATTCCCCATAACTTTAAAATTCAAGAATTTGAACAATTAGCCCTGGCTCTTAATGGTATGGTAGCTAGACTAAAAGATTGGGCTGAAGAACTAGAAAATGCTTGGAGAGAAGCCCAAACTGCCAATCAACTAAAAAATGAATTTTTAGCTACTATTTCTCACGAATTACGAACACCTTTGAATGGAATTATTGGCAGTATTCAACTAATTCAAGATGGTTTTTGTGACGATCGCGAAGAAGAATTGGAGTTTTTGGAGAAAGGAAATGAGGCAGCATTGCACCTGTTGTCGATCGTAAATGATATTCTCGATATTGCTAAAATCGAAGAAGGAAAACTTTCCGTTAATCTCGAACCAGTGCTGCTTAATGAACTCCTCGATGAAGCAATCGATATTCAATCGGCGATAATTCGTCAAAAAGGTTTATCACAAAAAGTAATTTTAGTTCCAGCCAAGATTTTTGTAAACGCCGATCCGGGAAAACTCAAACAAGTCTTGTTAAATATTTTGGGTAATGCAGTTAAATTTACTGAATCAGGGAGCATCACAATTCGCACTCGCATTTACCAAGAAAGCCCTGATGAACTAACATCTCAAAGATCGGGAAAATTGACAGCAAAACTGCATTCGCTAGAGAAAAAAGTAGTAATTTCGGTGATAGATACAGGTATTGGAATTGACCCAATTCACCAACAAAAATTGTTTCGTCCTTTTGTAATGGTAGATGGTTCGAGAACTCGCAAATTTGGTGGTACTGGTTTAGGTTTAGCAATTTCACGTAATTTAATGAAATTGATGGATGGCGATATTACTTTATCAAGTCCAGGAGAAGGTCAAGGTACGACTGTAGAAATTATTTTACCGATCGCGAAAATTTCTTATCTCACTGAAGTTGAAGATAGGCCAGCTACGGTCAGAAAAACCAGCTAAAATTATTTGTTGGTAGGAATGGCGATCGCTACTCCTCCTTTTTCCAGAGAGAGGGTTAGACAACTGAGAATTTCCACGAGTTTCGTCCCTACCCAACCT
The genomic region above belongs to Oscillatoria salina IIICB1 and contains:
- a CDS encoding sensor histidine kinase, whose translation is MGKPGKTSFRRILLSRLLLLSVPVLLIGEYVAYRKARSALLETARQNLTASAARKAESIEQSIEALSTNLLMASDSAVLKNGDRDRYQAFTEQFAAKLPNQINCVQLIDIPSEQVIASSCGVRVPEVSLPEFAPLRDRLLPDSSQIQIQPRLPNGEKQTRQSTQLELWFGAPVYNNSGKLSYILTINSSLLKQEKVEPGLFTGYPVVINQQGTILAHPIAQKVGTDIKDQINSDRLQSVLKNAIAGRENFLHLLSFEDSSVELLAGYSSMDSPVTTEVNQKWAILTFTRLEDALAGLEEIREVLIILGLALVAASFIATLYISFELARPLEKLRDYALHQEKLNSHQQIPHNFKIQEFEQLALALNGMVARLKDWAEELENAWREAQTANQLKNEFLATISHELRTPLNGIIGSIQLIQDGFCDDREEELEFLEKGNEAALHLLSIVNDILDIAKIEEGKLSVNLEPVLLNELLDEAIDIQSAIIRQKGLSQKVILVPAKIFVNADPGKLKQVLLNILGNAVKFTESGSITIRTRIYQESPDELTSQRSGKLTAKLHSLEKKVVISVIDTGIGIDPIHQQKLFRPFVMVDGSRTRKFGGTGLGLAISRNLMKLMDGDITLSSPGEGQGTTVEIILPIAKISYLTEVEDRPATVRKTS